One segment of Humidesulfovibrio mexicanus DNA contains the following:
- a CDS encoding UvrD-helicase domain-containing protein codes for MTHSPFRQVKASAGSGKTYALTLRFLDLLAGSSDADAAVDSPQSRPGRACAAEPSPTLSRGYSWPEILAVTFTNKAAAEMRERVLGALKNRALGKTGGPGDALSPDKAGRLLEDILRHTEHLGIRTIDSLLSLLVRLFALDRGLKPDFDTVFDEGKAIGALLDRFLARCEKGGSDAALFEQAVRTLIEHEAKEGFWLHEALRERMVDLAKHLLRIPPGVPVTTDQARMADLLAVSFEELGRATDALSQAVSGEELAPSANFSSLLRKCAEAELFDTRWANSAYLCKDALDECLLKKSQGKCSAEAEAAYDAFKAAAAEHIRCQAILSPAYALAPCAQIAERLLRELDAEQREKGFLFGSQMADIVSEALDGGLGVPDAFCRLGDRLHHMLVDEFQDTSRSQWSAALPLAAECLSKGGSLFYVGDVKQAIYGWRGGDAKLFDEVADDGELLAISGGLARDALPCNWRSLPEIIGFNNRVFSRLGREDTARDIACDLLKGAPEDMLDAFAHNAVAAFSDAAQEVPPGKDADEPGRVQVRLLPAGKTEEVLQAGLDALADTLLNDVLTRRRPGDVAVLVRTAKHADLVCERLVAEGLPIITESSLQLARHPIVRQLVALLRLLDAPPDDLSFVTLVCGEELFLAESGLGAEQILEWIAAESQRRSAEDKSAGGRGGLLSRFRDAFPEIHERLLAPFLRGTGLMRPYDLVRAALDSFQALQRHPEAELYMRRFLEVVHLAESQGMGSLPRFLEFWDESGVEEKVPLPESADAIRILTIHKSKGLQFPVCVIPFHNWSAGPKGGVDVVELHGHRVLTRMTKALGRPYYASLSEEILEQANLLYVAWTRAEEELYAFVPATEGKQRLGAAPVLLHHLLGVSPEDAGLDLGKAPFRKAPQPLESRAQAPSPAVPKRTEAPEFQAWLPRLRVFRHSVEDAGFDERTRGTVAHKAAELLRPTGDDAADAQRAAVLALGEFPELRALKQEQQLTLQVQIEEMMRWMLARPEIRPHLGCAGSELSILTGDGAVLRPDLLRLTPTGPVVLEFKTGHAEPEHVRQLRSYLALARALATARGMGGGAHGFLVYLDRRVVEPVEIEGDDA; via the coding sequence TTGACGCACTCCCCTTTCCGGCAGGTGAAGGCTTCAGCGGGTTCGGGCAAAACCTACGCGCTCACCCTGCGCTTTCTTGACCTGCTCGCAGGCAGCTCCGATGCGGACGCAGCCGTTGACTCCCCACAGTCGCGCCCCGGTCGGGCCTGCGCGGCCGAGCCTTCGCCAACCCTTTCGCGCGGCTACTCCTGGCCGGAGATACTTGCCGTCACCTTCACCAACAAAGCCGCTGCGGAAATGCGCGAACGCGTGCTTGGAGCGCTGAAGAACCGGGCCCTGGGCAAAACGGGCGGCCCTGGCGACGCCCTTTCCCCCGACAAAGCCGGGCGTCTGCTTGAGGACATTCTGCGCCATACGGAGCATTTGGGCATCCGCACCATCGACAGCCTCCTTTCGCTGCTAGTGCGACTATTCGCCCTGGACCGCGGCCTGAAGCCCGACTTCGACACCGTGTTCGACGAAGGCAAGGCCATCGGCGCACTTCTGGACCGCTTTCTGGCCCGCTGCGAAAAGGGCGGAAGCGATGCGGCGCTTTTCGAACAGGCCGTGCGCACCCTCATTGAGCATGAAGCCAAGGAAGGGTTCTGGCTCCATGAGGCTCTTCGCGAACGCATGGTGGACCTCGCCAAGCATTTGCTGCGCATCCCGCCCGGGGTCCCCGTCACCACCGACCAGGCACGCATGGCGGACCTGCTTGCCGTGAGCTTCGAGGAACTGGGGCGCGCCACGGACGCCCTCTCCCAGGCCGTCTCCGGCGAGGAGCTCGCCCCCAGCGCCAACTTCTCCTCCCTGCTGCGCAAATGCGCGGAGGCGGAGCTTTTCGACACCCGCTGGGCCAACTCCGCCTATCTTTGCAAAGACGCCCTGGATGAGTGCCTGCTGAAGAAATCGCAGGGGAAATGCTCGGCTGAAGCCGAGGCCGCCTACGACGCCTTCAAGGCCGCCGCTGCGGAACACATCCGCTGTCAGGCCATCCTGTCACCGGCCTATGCCTTGGCCCCCTGTGCGCAAATCGCCGAGCGGCTGCTGCGCGAGTTGGATGCCGAACAGCGGGAAAAAGGCTTCCTCTTCGGCTCGCAGATGGCCGACATCGTGAGCGAAGCATTGGACGGAGGGCTGGGCGTTCCAGACGCTTTCTGCCGACTGGGCGACCGCCTGCACCACATGCTGGTGGACGAATTCCAGGACACCAGCCGCTCCCAGTGGAGCGCCGCCCTGCCCTTGGCCGCCGAATGCCTGTCCAAGGGCGGCAGCCTGTTCTACGTGGGCGACGTGAAGCAGGCCATTTACGGCTGGCGCGGGGGCGATGCCAAGCTCTTCGACGAGGTGGCGGACGACGGGGAGCTACTTGCCATTTCCGGCGGCCTTGCGCGTGACGCCCTGCCCTGCAACTGGCGGAGCCTGCCGGAAATCATCGGCTTCAACAACCGCGTTTTCAGCCGCCTTGGCCGCGAGGACACCGCCCGGGACATCGCCTGCGACCTGCTCAAGGGCGCGCCGGAAGACATGCTGGACGCCTTCGCGCACAATGCTGTGGCCGCCTTCTCCGATGCCGCCCAGGAGGTTCCTCCAGGCAAAGACGCGGATGAGCCCGGCCGGGTTCAGGTGCGGCTGCTCCCTGCCGGAAAAACCGAGGAAGTGCTCCAGGCCGGACTGGACGCACTGGCGGATACGCTCCTCAACGATGTGCTGACGAGGCGCAGGCCCGGCGATGTGGCCGTGCTCGTGCGCACGGCGAAACACGCCGATCTGGTTTGCGAACGCCTTGTGGCCGAAGGGCTGCCCATCATCACCGAATCCAGCCTGCAACTGGCGCGGCACCCCATCGTGCGGCAGTTGGTCGCCTTGCTGCGTCTGCTGGACGCCCCGCCAGACGACCTGAGCTTTGTGACCCTTGTGTGCGGCGAGGAGCTGTTCCTGGCGGAAAGCGGCTTAGGCGCGGAGCAAATTCTGGAATGGATCGCCGCCGAGTCCCAACGCCGCTCGGCGGAGGACAAGTCTGCCGGAGGCCGTGGCGGACTCCTCTCACGTTTCCGGGACGCTTTTCCCGAAATCCACGAGCGCCTGCTCGCACCTTTTTTGCGCGGCACAGGTCTCATGCGGCCTTACGACCTTGTGCGCGCGGCCCTCGACTCCTTCCAGGCGCTACAGCGCCACCCCGAGGCCGAACTGTACATGCGGCGCTTCCTTGAGGTGGTCCACCTTGCCGAATCGCAAGGCATGGGCTCCCTGCCGCGCTTTCTGGAGTTCTGGGACGAGTCCGGCGTGGAGGAAAAAGTGCCCCTGCCGGAATCCGCGGACGCCATCCGCATTCTGACCATACACAAGTCCAAGGGCTTGCAGTTCCCGGTGTGCGTCATCCCCTTCCACAACTGGTCCGCCGGTCCCAAGGGAGGCGTGGATGTGGTGGAACTGCACGGCCACCGCGTGCTCACGCGCATGACCAAAGCCCTGGGCCGTCCCTATTACGCGAGCCTGTCCGAAGAGATCCTGGAGCAGGCCAATCTGCTCTATGTGGCCTGGACGCGCGCCGAAGAGGAGCTCTACGCCTTTGTTCCCGCCACGGAGGGCAAACAGCGTCTTGGCGCCGCCCCGGTGCTGCTGCACCATCTCCTCGGCGTTTCGCCGGAAGACGCCGGCCTCGACCTGGGCAAGGCCCCGTTCCGCAAGGCTCCGCAACCTCTCGAATCCCGTGCCCAAGCACCTTCACCCGCTGTTCCGAAAAGGACCGAGGCCCCGGAATTCCAGGCCTGGCTGCCACGCCTGCGCGTATTCCGCCATTCGGTGGAGGACGCGGGCTTCGACGAGCGCACACGCGGTACAGTGGCCCACAAGGCGGCGGAACTGCTGCGCCCCACCGGAGACGATGCGGCGGACGCCCAGCGAGCGGCCGTGCTGGCCTTAGGGGAATTCCCTGAATTACGGGCCCTTAAACAGGAACAGCAACTCACACTTCAAGTACAGATTGAAGAAATGATGCGATGGATGCTCGCGCGCCCGGAAATCCGCCCCCATCTGGGGTGCGCAGGCTCGGAGCTGAGCATACTGACTGGTGACGGCGCGGTGCTGCGTCCCGACCTGCTGCGCCTGACTCCAACCGGGCCAGTGGTGCTTGAATTCAAGACAGGCCACGCCGAACCGGAGCATGTGCGGCAATTGCGCAGTTATCTCGCCCTTGCGCGCGCCCTGGCCACCGCTCGCGGAATGGGGGGGGGCGCGCATGGTTTCCTCGTCTACCTCGACCGGCGCGTGGTGGAGCCGGTGGAAATTGAAGGAGACGACGCATGA